A part of Aegilops tauschii subsp. strangulata cultivar AL8/78 chromosome 2, Aet v6.0, whole genome shotgun sequence genomic DNA contains:
- the LOC141040703 gene encoding uncharacterized protein, whose product MVSKKLQSKFVCIDVTLKQIEGAISYFKKYRNDGFATSLDIARSIAIDMGVQPLFPVKRRITRKRQFDEISGNDENNQNEETQASEVESFRVKYFLVMIDVAIASLTTRFEELKTFGSIFGFLFNSKELKSLGDNDLRRCCTNFVNKFTHGKSADVDLDDFVSELKVLQMTLPNTFMSADQIFEFVRDADCYLNVSIAYRILLTVPVTVASAERSFSKLKLLKNY is encoded by the coding sequence ATGGTGAGTAAGAAGTTGCAGTCTAAGTTTGTGTGCATTGATGTTACTCTTAAACAGATTGAAGGTGCCATCTCATATTTTAAGAAGTACAGAAATGACGGCTTTGCAACTAGTCTGGATATTGCGAGATCTATTGCAATTGACATGGGTGTACAACCTTTGTTTCCTGTCAAGAGACGTATTACTAGAAAAAGACAGTTTGATGAAATTAGTGGCAATGACGAAAATAACCAGAATGAAGAAACGCAAGCAAGTGAGGTGGAATCATTTAGAGTTAAATACTTTTTGGTGATGATTGATGTTGCAATTGCTTCCCTAACTACTAGATTTGAGGAACTGAAGACATTTGGGAGCATATTTGGTTTCTTGTTCAACTCGAAAGAGTTGAAGTCCTTGGGTGATAATGATCTAAGAAGATGTTGCACTAATTTTGTCAACAAATTCACTCATGGTAAGTCAGCAGATGTCGATCTAGATGATTTCGTTTCTGAACTAAAAGTACTGCAGATGACATTGCCAAACACATTCATGTCAGCGGATCAGATATTTGAGTTTGTTAGAGATGCGGATTGTTATCTAAATGTCTCAATTGCTTATCGTATCCTTTTGACCGTACCTGTGACTGTTGCATCAGCTGAAAGGAGTTTCTCAAAATTGAAACTATTGAAAAATTATTGA